A single genomic interval of Chryseobacterium paludis harbors:
- the aspS gene encoding aspartate--tRNA ligase → MFRTHTNGELSLKNLNEEVTLSGWVQTIRDKGFMIWIDLRDRYGITQLVFDQDRSSTQLMEEAKKLGREFVIQVKGKVIERVSKNPNIPTGEIEILVETLTILNESQLPPFTIEDETDGGEELRMKYRYLDIRRNPVKDKLIFRHKMAQKVRNYLSDEGFIEVETPVLIKSTPEGARDFVVPSRMNPGQFYALPQSPQTFKQLLMVGGMDKYFQIVKCFRDEDLRADRQPEFTQIDCEMAFVEQEDVMNVFEGMTKTLIKDITGQEFGTFPRMTFADAMQKYGNDKPDIRFGMEFVELNELVKGKEFKIFDDAELVVGINVEGCADYTRKQIDELVDWVKRPQIGASGMVWLKFQNDGVKTSSVNKFYNEEDLAKIIEKFGAKEGDLMLILSGNEHKVRTQLSALRMELGNRLGLRKGNVFAPLWVVDFPLLEFDEETQRYHAMHHPFTSPKPEDIHLLETDPGKARANAYDMVLNGNEIGGGSIRIFDKDLQSKMFDLLGFSKEEAEAQFGFLMNAFKYGAPPHGGLAFGFDRLVAILDGNEVIRDYIAFPKNNSGRDVMIDAPASIADAQLDELELKLNLKA, encoded by the coding sequence ATGTTCAGAACACATACCAACGGAGAATTATCTCTAAAAAATCTTAATGAAGAAGTTACACTTTCAGGATGGGTACAAACTATCCGTGATAAAGGATTTATGATTTGGATAGATTTACGAGATCGTTACGGAATCACTCAGTTGGTTTTTGACCAGGACCGTTCTTCTACTCAGTTGATGGAAGAAGCTAAAAAACTGGGTCGTGAGTTTGTGATTCAGGTTAAGGGAAAAGTAATTGAAAGGGTAAGCAAAAACCCTAATATTCCAACTGGAGAGATTGAAATTTTAGTTGAAACATTAACGATTCTAAATGAGTCACAGCTTCCACCTTTCACTATTGAAGATGAAACCGATGGCGGCGAGGAACTAAGAATGAAATATCGTTATCTGGATATCAGAAGAAATCCTGTGAAAGATAAATTGATCTTCCGTCACAAAATGGCTCAAAAAGTAAGAAATTATCTTTCAGATGAAGGATTTATTGAAGTTGAAACTCCGGTTCTTATTAAATCTACTCCGGAAGGAGCAAGAGACTTTGTGGTTCCTAGCAGAATGAATCCAGGACAGTTTTATGCATTACCACAATCTCCACAAACTTTCAAACAGCTTTTGATGGTAGGTGGAATGGATAAATATTTCCAGATCGTAAAATGCTTCCGTGATGAGGATTTAAGAGCCGACAGACAACCGGAATTTACTCAGATAGACTGTGAAATGGCTTTTGTAGAGCAGGAAGATGTAATGAACGTTTTTGAAGGGATGACTAAAACGCTTATTAAAGATATTACAGGTCAGGAATTCGGAACTTTTCCAAGAATGACTTTTGCTGATGCCATGCAAAAATATGGGAATGACAAACCGGATATTCGTTTTGGAATGGAATTCGTGGAGCTGAATGAGCTTGTAAAAGGAAAAGAATTCAAAATATTTGATGATGCTGAATTGGTTGTCGGAATCAATGTTGAAGGTTGCGCAGACTACACCAGAAAACAAATCGACGAATTGGTGGATTGGGTAAAACGTCCACAGATCGGAGCTTCGGGAATGGTTTGGCTAAAATTCCAAAATGACGGGGTAAAAACGTCTTCTGTTAATAAGTTTTATAATGAAGAAGATCTGGCAAAGATCATTGAAAAATTTGGAGCAAAAGAAGGTGACCTCATGTTGATCCTTTCAGGAAATGAGCATAAAGTACGAACTCAGCTTTCAGCTTTAAGAATGGAACTTGGAAACCGTTTAGGATTGAGAAAAGGAAATGTTTTTGCACCTCTTTGGGTAGTTGATTTTCCATTATTGGAATTTGATGAAGAAACTCAAAGATACCACGCTATGCACCACCCATTTACATCTCCAAAACCTGAAGATATCCACTTATTAGAAACAGATCCTGGAAAAGCAAGAGCTAATGCTTATGATATGGTTCTTAATGGAAATGAAATTGGTGGTGGATCTATCAGAATTTTCGATAAGGATCTTCAGTCAAAAATGTTTGATCTTTTAGGGTTCTCAAAAGAAGAAGCGGAAGCTCAGTTTGGCTTCTTAATGAATGCATTCAAATATGGAGCTCCTCCTCATGGTGGTTTAGCATTCGGGTTTGACCGTTTGGTAGCTATTCTTGACGGAAATGAAGTGATCAGAGATTATATTGCATTTCCTAAAAATAACTCAGGACGTGATGTTATGATCGATGCACCAGCTTCTATTGCGGATGCTCAACTCGATGAGTTAGAATTAAAATTGAATTTAAAAGCATAA
- a CDS encoding DUF7660 family protein encodes MEDYLEAMSSYIQDIDGYYINTSQNIDLEKINWKVFSDLLKGSSIYE; translated from the coding sequence ATTGAAGATTATTTAGAAGCAATGTCTAGCTATATTCAAGATATAGATGGTTATTATATTAATACCAGCCAAAATATTGATTTAGAAAAGATTAATTGGAAAGTTTTCTCCGACCTATTAAAAGGAAGCAGCATCTACGAATAG
- a CDS encoding adenylosuccinate synthase, whose translation MDIVLGLQWGDEGKGKFIDLISQNYDIVARFNGGANAGHSIERYGKRITLKSLPSGIFMKGVQNVIGTGMVLDPVNFKKEVLNLRSFDETIQVEKHVSISKKAHLVLPTHQLMDVFMEENSSYTAIGTTRNGIGQAYANKILRQNLRVGDILSPDFTDRIIHILERDYNQLLSYGQILPSLEKLCEDFFDAVEFLKRFEFIEAEMFLNNSLSKGKTILAEGAQATLLDIDHGTYPYVTSSTTLAAGACGGLGISPKKVGEIYGVAKAYCTRVGNGIFPTEIFNDLGEEIRQKGNEFGSNTGRPRRIGWLDLPALKYAVMINGVTQLVLTKADVLSGFESVAVCTHYEIQNQQISMMPGLFIDDEVQSVLQWMKGWDEDISNYDDASSLPEQLKNYLSFLEKELKIPVSYLSTGPGREQIIKMD comes from the coding sequence ATGGATATTGTATTAGGTTTACAGTGGGGAGATGAAGGGAAAGGTAAATTCATTGATCTTATTAGTCAGAATTATGATATTGTAGCACGTTTCAACGGTGGGGCTAATGCCGGACACAGCATAGAGCGTTATGGAAAGAGAATAACATTAAAATCTCTTCCTTCAGGAATATTTATGAAGGGTGTACAAAATGTAATCGGAACAGGAATGGTCCTGGATCCTGTTAATTTTAAAAAAGAAGTTTTAAATTTAAGATCATTTGATGAAACCATCCAGGTGGAGAAGCATGTTTCTATTTCAAAAAAGGCACATCTTGTTCTTCCTACTCATCAATTAATGGATGTCTTCATGGAAGAAAATTCTTCTTATACGGCTATTGGAACTACACGAAATGGCATTGGACAGGCATATGCAAACAAGATTCTTAGGCAGAATTTACGAGTAGGGGATATTTTATCACCGGATTTTACGGATCGGATAATTCATATTTTAGAAAGAGATTATAATCAGCTTTTGAGCTATGGGCAGATACTTCCGTCATTAGAAAAACTATGTGAAGATTTTTTTGATGCTGTAGAGTTTCTGAAAAGATTTGAATTTATTGAAGCAGAAATGTTTTTAAATAATTCATTGAGTAAAGGAAAGACCATTCTGGCAGAAGGAGCACAAGCTACATTGCTTGATATTGATCATGGCACCTATCCATATGTTACTTCTTCAACTACTTTAGCAGCGGGAGCCTGTGGTGGTTTAGGAATTTCACCTAAAAAAGTAGGTGAGATATATGGAGTTGCTAAAGCCTATTGTACAAGAGTAGGTAATGGAATTTTTCCTACAGAAATATTTAATGATCTGGGTGAAGAAATTAGACAGAAAGGCAATGAATTTGGATCCAATACAGGAAGGCCAAGAAGGATTGGCTGGTTGGATCTACCCGCTTTGAAATATGCTGTTATGATAAATGGGGTAACTCAGCTGGTGCTTACTAAAGCAGATGTTTTAAGTGGTTTTGAATCAGTAGCCGTATGTACTCACTATGAAATACAGAATCAGCAGATTTCAATGATGCCTGGTTTATTTATTGATGATGAAGTTCAATCCGTGTTACAGTGGATGAAAGGCTGGGACGAAGATATTTCCAATTATGATGATGCTTCTTCTTTACCCGAACAATTGAAGAATTATCTTAGTTTCCTGGAAAAAGAATTGAAAATTCCTGTGAGCTATCTTTCTACGGGACCCGGAAGAGAGCAGATTATAAAAATGGATTAA
- a CDS encoding Crp/Fnr family transcriptional regulator, with product MKELFNYIRKFGMLSDKEEELIAGGIKEVNISRGEPFVEAGKISQKIAFVKEGVFRSLYYNKQGDDFTRYFIYEGRFIGDFQGFADQVPSNEYIEAITDGVLLTLDFDFLKSIEKEIIIWPVLIAKLHAFVAENKLKVVSTMLNLDAKSRYLHFLSHYPGLANRVPQAMLASYLGITPSSFSRIRKNIL from the coding sequence ATGAAAGAGCTATTTAATTACATCAGAAAATTTGGAATGCTTAGTGACAAAGAGGAAGAATTAATTGCTGGTGGAATCAAAGAAGTGAACATTTCTAGAGGAGAACCATTTGTAGAAGCTGGTAAGATAAGCCAAAAGATTGCTTTTGTAAAAGAAGGGGTATTTCGATCATTGTATTATAACAAACAAGGAGATGACTTTACGAGGTACTTTATTTATGAAGGACGGTTTATTGGAGATTTTCAAGGTTTTGCTGATCAGGTACCTTCTAATGAATATATCGAAGCTATAACCGATGGGGTATTATTAACACTTGATTTTGATTTTTTAAAATCAATTGAAAAGGAAATTATTATTTGGCCTGTTTTAATTGCTAAGCTACATGCTTTTGTTGCTGAGAATAAGCTTAAGGTAGTAAGTACAATGCTCAACCTGGATGCTAAATCCCGATATCTTCATTTTCTCAGTCATTATCCTGGCCTGGCCAATCGTGTTCCACAAGCAATGTTGGCTTCTTATTTAGGAATTACTCCTTCTTCATTCAGTCGTATCCGGAAAAATATATTATAG
- the ku gene encoding non-homologous end joining protein Ku yields MKAIWNGAIGFGLVNIPVKIYSATETSKLDLDMLDKSDFSNIKFKRVNEKSGKEVKWENIVKAYLMDDRYIVLDDKDYEAASPEKSKILSIDQFVKEVEVDSVYFENPYFLEPQKNGENAYRLLMKALTETKMVGIGTFVLRESEAIGMIRPYNEEVLILNRLRFNQEIRDYKDLKIPPKKAPKPAELKMAVSLIEQLSQEFDPTVYKDTYSEALMKIIKQKAKGKSVKAQKAEPTKEGKVIDLMAQLKASLQSSKSKNAS; encoded by the coding sequence ATGAAAGCAATTTGGAATGGTGCCATTGGCTTTGGTTTAGTCAATATCCCTGTAAAGATTTATTCCGCAACCGAAACAAGTAAGTTGGATCTGGATATGCTTGATAAATCTGATTTTTCAAATATCAAGTTTAAAAGAGTCAATGAAAAATCAGGTAAAGAAGTGAAATGGGAAAACATCGTAAAAGCTTATCTCATGGATGACAGATACATTGTTCTTGACGATAAAGATTACGAAGCAGCAAGTCCCGAAAAGAGTAAGATACTTTCTATTGATCAGTTCGTAAAAGAAGTGGAAGTAGACAGCGTTTATTTTGAAAATCCTTATTTTTTGGAACCTCAGAAAAACGGAGAAAACGCTTACCGCCTTCTAATGAAAGCTTTAACAGAAACTAAAATGGTCGGTATAGGAACTTTTGTTCTTCGTGAAAGTGAGGCTATCGGAATGATTCGACCCTATAATGAAGAGGTTTTAATTCTTAACAGATTACGCTTTAATCAGGAAATAAGAGATTATAAAGACTTAAAGATTCCACCTAAGAAAGCTCCAAAACCTGCGGAATTAAAAATGGCAGTAAGTCTTATTGAACAACTTTCCCAGGAGTTTGATCCTACTGTGTATAAGGATACCTATTCAGAAGCATTAATGAAAATCATCAAACAGAAAGCGAAGGGTAAGAGTGTAAAAGCCCAAAAGGCAGAGCCGACAAAAGAAGGTAAAGTCATTGACTTAATGGCACAATTGAAAGCCAGTTTACAAAGTTCTAAATCCAAAAATGCATCGTAA
- a CDS encoding DNA polymerase ligase N-terminal domain-containing protein, whose translation MALKDYNEKRKFNETSEPKGKTKKSKDQLIFVVQRHAASHLHYDFRLEMEGVLKSWAVPKGPSLDPKDKRLAMMVEDHPYDYKDFEGNIPEGNYGAGQVEVWDSGTYEPLEENNKLSDEKELLKELHAGSLKFILHGKKLKGEFALVKMKNTEGNSWLLIKHKDEYAETNYDAEENTSAKSLVTQFLEEKKSLKSSRKKS comes from the coding sequence ATGGCTCTTAAAGATTATAACGAAAAACGGAAATTCAACGAAACCAGTGAACCAAAAGGGAAAACTAAGAAGAGTAAGGATCAACTTATTTTTGTAGTTCAGAGACATGCGGCATCACATCTCCATTATGATTTTCGATTAGAGATGGAAGGTGTCCTTAAAAGCTGGGCCGTTCCAAAGGGTCCATCATTAGACCCTAAAGATAAACGTCTTGCCATGATGGTGGAAGATCATCCATACGATTATAAAGATTTTGAAGGGAATATTCCTGAAGGCAACTATGGAGCCGGCCAGGTTGAGGTTTGGGACAGTGGCACTTACGAACCACTGGAAGAAAACAACAAGCTTTCCGATGAGAAAGAACTGTTAAAGGAATTACACGCCGGATCATTAAAATTTATTCTCCACGGTAAAAAATTGAAAGGTGAATTTGCTTTGGTTAAAATGAAAAACACTGAAGGCAATTCCTGGTTGCTCATAAAACACAAAGATGAATATGCAGAAACAAATTATGATGCTGAAGAAAACACTTCTGCAAAATCTTTAGTCACCCAATTTTTAGAGGAAAAAAAAAGCCTAAAAAGCAGCAGAAAGAAATCATAA
- the ligD gene encoding DNA ligase D: MLAKSFEKAFDDKDWIFEIKWDGYRAIADVSNDTPLFYSRNGISFLDKFQKISRDFDSQKHKMILDGEIVAYDENGKPSFQLLQQIGDNPNLALVYQVFDLLWLNGHSTEDIPLLQRKELLKEALIETEVIKYCDHIPEKGIDFFNQMKKMKLEGMIAKKANSNYIENHRTTDWLKIKFTDTEEAIICGFTEPRGSRKGFGALILGKYSNGKLIYSGHTGTGFNKESLNQLHERLKKLIIKKSPFETVPKTNMPVTWIKPELVCEIKFSEITKDGIFRHPVFIAIREDKDPEEIKGSTNTNIQTNEKPKEMKATTSSPKKAPHSEKEITLNRHSVKLTNQDKIYFPKDGITKGNVIEYYQSVAEYILPHLKNRPLSLNRFPNGIEAQGFYQKDASDNIPDWIKTTQVYSESNDKYIDYIYCNDKATLAYLNNLGCIDLNPWNSSLPDLEHPDYLVLDLDPSKKNSFDDVIEAALQVNEVLNSIKIKGYCKTSGSTGIHIYIPMGGKYDFDQVKDFAHIVMKQVNEKLPKTTTLERNLQKRDDKKIYLDYLQNRTGQTLASAYSLRPKEGASVSMPLEWDEVKPGLKPTDFTIHNALERIKEKGDLFKSVLGKGIDMMKALELLQNLK; the protein is encoded by the coding sequence ATGCTTGCAAAGTCCTTTGAAAAAGCGTTTGATGATAAAGATTGGATCTTCGAGATAAAATGGGATGGCTATAGGGCTATTGCTGATGTTAGTAATGATACGCCTCTGTTTTATTCCAGAAATGGCATTTCTTTCCTGGATAAATTTCAAAAGATTTCAAGAGATTTCGATTCGCAAAAACATAAGATGATTCTGGACGGAGAAATTGTAGCTTATGACGAAAACGGAAAGCCCAGCTTCCAGTTGCTACAACAGATCGGAGATAATCCTAACCTTGCTTTGGTTTACCAAGTTTTTGACCTTCTCTGGCTCAATGGTCATTCTACAGAAGATATCCCATTATTGCAAAGAAAGGAACTTTTAAAAGAGGCCTTGATTGAGACTGAAGTTATTAAATATTGCGACCACATTCCCGAAAAAGGAATTGACTTTTTCAATCAGATGAAAAAAATGAAGCTTGAGGGGATGATCGCAAAGAAAGCAAACAGCAACTATATTGAAAACCATAGAACCACGGATTGGCTCAAAATAAAATTTACGGATACTGAAGAAGCCATTATCTGTGGATTTACGGAACCGAGGGGCTCAAGAAAAGGATTTGGAGCATTGATCTTAGGAAAATATAGTAATGGGAAATTGATTTATTCCGGTCATACAGGAACAGGATTTAATAAAGAATCTTTAAACCAGCTTCATGAGAGATTGAAAAAATTAATTATAAAGAAATCTCCATTTGAAACTGTTCCTAAAACCAATATGCCTGTAACATGGATAAAGCCCGAATTGGTTTGTGAAATTAAATTTTCAGAAATTACAAAAGATGGTATTTTCCGGCATCCCGTTTTTATTGCAATCCGTGAGGATAAAGATCCCGAAGAAATAAAAGGTTCGACAAATACCAATATCCAAACTAACGAAAAACCTAAAGAAATGAAAGCTACAACCTCTTCTCCCAAAAAAGCGCCACATTCTGAAAAGGAAATAACGTTAAACCGACATTCTGTAAAGTTGACCAATCAGGATAAAATCTATTTTCCAAAAGATGGTATTACAAAAGGGAATGTTATTGAATATTATCAATCGGTAGCTGAATATATACTTCCGCATTTAAAGAACCGTCCACTTTCCTTAAACCGCTTTCCAAATGGAATTGAAGCCCAGGGTTTTTATCAAAAAGATGCCAGTGATAATATACCTGATTGGATAAAAACCACTCAAGTTTATTCAGAGTCCAATGATAAGTACATTGATTATATTTACTGTAATGATAAAGCCACCTTAGCCTATCTTAATAATTTAGGCTGTATCGATCTCAATCCATGGAACAGTTCGCTTCCTGATCTGGAACATCCAGATTATTTGGTTTTGGATCTTGACCCTTCTAAGAAAAATAGTTTCGATGATGTGATTGAGGCGGCATTACAGGTGAATGAAGTTTTAAATTCAATTAAAATTAAAGGCTACTGTAAAACTTCCGGAAGTACCGGAATTCATATCTACATTCCAATGGGTGGTAAATACGATTTTGACCAGGTGAAAGACTTCGCTCATATCGTGATGAAACAAGTTAATGAAAAGCTACCTAAAACAACTACATTAGAAAGAAACTTACAAAAAAGAGATGATAAGAAAATTTATCTCGATTATCTTCAAAACAGAACAGGTCAGACATTGGCGAGTGCCTACAGCTTAAGGCCTAAGGAAGGAGCTTCTGTTTCTATGCCTTTAGAATGGGATGAGGTAAAGCCAGGATTAAAACCAACAGATTTTACTATTCATAATGCTTTAGAAAGAATTAAAGAAAAAGGAGATTTATTTAAATCTGTATTGGGAAAAGGAATTGATATGATGAAAGCATTGGAGTTGTTACAGAATCTTAAGTAA
- a CDS encoding mechanosensitive ion channel family protein, which produces MDDLKLNNIQQHWDTFMASAIAWAPKIITAVISAFLIYLIGSWIIRMIKKLVEKAFKRRNMEPSLQLFLLNIINWSLNILLFIVVVTQLGVQTSAFVAMIGAAGLAVGLALQGSLTNFAGGILILLLKPFKIGDFISTSSGVSGTVNAIDVFHTRLITPQNQLIVIPNGEISNKSITNYTQLGTRKTWFDIGVSYNADLKQAKEILLEVIKNNEYALKEPVPQVVVTELGDSAVNLSIRVATTNENFWAMNEELMITCKAALDQAGIEIPFPQRDVHLYNK; this is translated from the coding sequence ATGGACGATCTAAAATTGAATAACATTCAGCAACATTGGGATACCTTTATGGCTTCAGCTATTGCATGGGCTCCAAAGATTATTACAGCAGTAATCTCTGCGTTCTTGATATATCTCATCGGATCATGGATCATAAGGATGATAAAGAAATTAGTTGAAAAAGCCTTTAAAAGGCGCAATATGGAGCCGTCCTTACAGCTTTTTCTTTTGAATATTATTAATTGGAGTCTCAATATTTTGCTCTTTATCGTTGTCGTAACTCAATTGGGGGTACAGACCTCTGCATTTGTTGCAATGATAGGTGCTGCCGGTTTGGCGGTGGGATTGGCATTACAAGGTTCACTGACCAATTTTGCAGGTGGGATACTTATCTTATTATTGAAACCATTTAAGATCGGAGATTTTATTTCCACAAGTTCGGGAGTTTCAGGAACGGTAAATGCAATTGATGTTTTCCACACAAGATTAATTACTCCACAAAATCAATTAATCGTAATACCTAATGGCGAAATTTCAAATAAAAGTATTACGAATTACACACAGCTAGGAACACGTAAAACATGGTTCGACATAGGAGTTTCTTATAACGCCGATTTAAAACAGGCAAAGGAAATACTACTGGAGGTGATAAAGAATAACGAATATGCACTTAAAGAACCAGTCCCACAAGTGGTCGTAACTGAACTTGGAGATAGTGCAGTTAATTTATCTATAAGAGTAGCGACTACCAATGAAAATTTCTGGGCGATGAACGAAGAGTTAATGATAACCTGTAAAGCAGCTCTTGATCAAGCTGGAATTGAAATTCCTTTTCCACAACGAGATGTACATCTTTATAATAAGTAA
- a CDS encoding SDR family NAD(P)-dependent oxidoreductase, with protein MNQNTNKTVLILGANSDVAKQAGRQYLQKGFSVIAASRNTESLESFVRDNDLDVSRIKVLYFDAADFDSHQKFYNDLPVKPDIVVYAAGFLVDNQKALRDFKGTYQMMQVNYMGGVSILNIIAMDESNKRLERIVGLSSLSGVRGRKSNFIYGSTKSAFTQYLAGLRQELSSRKVIVNALVIGYIRTKMNEGLELNDSLMMEPDYVAKFIVHAGNSFTIVPNLKWKIIYNILKVLPESLVAKLP; from the coding sequence ATGAATCAAAATACAAATAAAACTGTTCTTATTTTAGGTGCTAATTCTGATGTTGCTAAGCAGGCAGGTAGACAATACTTGCAGAAGGGATTTTCTGTTATTGCAGCATCGCGAAATACGGAATCCTTGGAGAGTTTTGTAAGAGATAATGATTTAGATGTTTCAAGAATAAAGGTTTTATATTTTGATGCAGCTGATTTTGATTCTCATCAGAAGTTTTATAATGACCTTCCTGTAAAACCTGATATTGTGGTTTATGCCGCAGGTTTTTTAGTTGATAATCAAAAAGCTTTACGAGATTTCAAAGGAACTTACCAGATGATGCAGGTGAATTATATGGGTGGAGTCTCTATCCTTAATATTATAGCCATGGATGAAAGTAATAAAAGATTGGAAAGAATTGTTGGACTTTCTTCACTTTCAGGGGTAAGAGGAAGAAAGAGTAATTTTATTTATGGAAGCACAAAATCTGCATTCACACAATATTTAGCGGGGCTAAGACAAGAACTGTCTTCCAGAAAAGTCATTGTTAATGCTTTAGTGATTGGCTATATCAGAACTAAAATGAATGAAGGTCTGGAGCTTAATGATTCTTTAATGATGGAACCCGACTATGTAGCAAAGTTCATTGTTCATGCAGGTAATTCTTTTACCATTGTACCTAATCTTAAATGGAAGATAATTTATAATATTTTGAAAGTTTTACCTGAAAGTCTTGTTGCTAAATTGCCGTAA
- the yajC gene encoding preprotein translocase subunit YajC gives MNTLTIFLQAQPQGGGSSMMLIMMGVMFVGFYFLMIRPQMRKQKQEKSFQENLKVGSRVVLTSGLHGRIAQIQDDGFVIETLSGKLKFEKAAVSREFTDTRFGEKATKAAEKTAEKKEVIETEKK, from the coding sequence ATGAATACGTTAACCATATTTTTACAAGCACAGCCACAAGGTGGAGGATCTTCTATGATGCTGATCATGATGGGTGTGATGTTTGTCGGTTTTTATTTCTTAATGATAAGACCACAAATGAGAAAACAAAAGCAGGAAAAAAGCTTTCAGGAGAATCTGAAAGTAGGAAGTAGGGTAGTTCTTACTTCTGGTCTTCATGGAAGAATTGCTCAAATTCAGGATGATGGTTTTGTTATTGAAACATTATCAGGAAAATTAAAATTCGAAAAAGCAGCAGTATCAAGAGAATTTACTGATACTCGTTTTGGAGAAAAAGCAACAAAAGCAGCTGAAAAAACTGCTGAGAAAAAAGAAGTAATTGAAACTGAAAAGAAATAA
- a CDS encoding DUF1573 domain-containing protein: MKKTLSIIALSIIGFGLVSCKKENKEVKGAESIAADSAAVTTAPADSATAPVAEETAAAPVKSDQPSTSIALSESNFDFGKIKKGDKVQHVYEVTNTGKNPLVISEVKPGCGCTAPDFTKEPILPGKKGKITLHFDSSNFDGNVQKYADVYANVEKAPIKLTFTANIQP, encoded by the coding sequence ATGAAAAAGACGTTATCAATTATCGCTTTGTCTATTATAGGCTTTGGTTTAGTTTCTTGTAAAAAAGAAAACAAAGAAGTTAAAGGTGCTGAATCTATAGCAGCAGATTCTGCCGCTGTAACTACAGCTCCTGCTGACTCTGCAACAGCTCCTGTAGCTGAAGAAACTGCAGCAGCTCCGGTAAAGTCTGACCAGCCATCTACATCAATTGCTCTATCAGAAAGTAATTTTGATTTTGGAAAGATCAAAAAAGGAGATAAAGTTCAGCATGTATATGAAGTTACTAATACCGGAAAAAATCCATTGGTAATTTCTGAAGTTAAACCTGGATGCGGATGTACTGCTCCTGATTTTACTAAAGAGCCTATCTTACCTGGAAAAAAAGGAAAAATTACATTACACTTTGATTCTTCAAACTTCGATGGAAACGTTCAGAAATATGCTGATGTATATGCTAACGTAGAAAAAGCTCCAATTAAATTAACATTCACAGCGAATATTCAACCATAA
- a CDS encoding transcription antitermination protein NusB, with product MLGRRQIREKVVENVYSYYQNPIKFDVLEKNMFSSIEKIYHLYIYQLNFLVGLKDLAENQMEIGKKKYLKTDSDINPNQKFISNQVLIKLEENPERLFFTGQHKELKWDLHDDLLVKTFQRITAGKRYQDFMKVEEYSFEEDQKFIGKLFLRYIAENEDFHDYLGDKELTWYDDIHIANSMVQKTIGFLKEDEESRTLIKMIKDEDDKSFAGKLLRDTLNNWENNEKKLSERLENWDLERIALMDKVILSTAISEIDNFPFTPSRVIINEYIEIAKVFATDRSNIFINGILDKYCKDQNRI from the coding sequence ATGTTAGGAAGAAGACAAATCCGTGAAAAAGTGGTAGAAAATGTATATTCATACTACCAGAATCCCATTAAGTTCGATGTTTTAGAGAAAAACATGTTTTCTAGTATAGAAAAAATCTATCATCTCTATATTTATCAACTTAATTTTTTAGTAGGTCTTAAAGATCTTGCGGAAAACCAAATGGAAATTGGGAAGAAGAAGTATTTGAAGACTGATTCTGACATTAATCCCAATCAAAAATTTATTAGCAACCAGGTGTTGATTAAACTTGAAGAAAATCCAGAAAGACTTTTCTTTACAGGACAACATAAGGAATTAAAATGGGATTTGCATGATGACCTATTGGTAAAAACTTTCCAAAGGATTACTGCTGGAAAGCGTTATCAGGATTTCATGAAAGTGGAAGAATATTCTTTCGAAGAAGATCAAAAATTTATCGGGAAATTATTTTTGCGATATATCGCTGAAAATGAAGATTTTCATGATTACCTTGGTGATAAAGAATTAACTTGGTATGATGATATTCACATAGCAAATTCAATGGTTCAGAAAACGATTGGTTTCCTTAAAGAAGACGAAGAAAGCAGAACATTGATAAAAATGATCAAAGATGAAGATGATAAAAGCTTTGCGGGTAAACTTCTTAGAGACACATTGAATAACTGGGAGAATAATGAGAAGAAATTAAGTGAGAGATTAGAAAACTGGGATTTGGAAAGAATTGCTTTGATGGATAAAGTTATCTTATCTACAGCTATTTCAGAAATTGATAATTTTCCTTTCACGCCTTCAAGAGTAATAATTAATGAATATATAGAAATTGCTAAAGTATTTGCTACTGATCGATCTAATATCTTCATTAATGGAATTTTAGATAAATATTGTAAAGATCAAAATAGAATTTAA